The stretch of DNA GTTGGTAAGTACAACAATTTTTGACAGTTTAGCATTTGTTGTTTTGATAAAAAAGCCTATCTTTGCACCTCATTTGTAAAAATGTATGTTTAATTTATAATTAATTAATTTATGAACAATTACGAAACCGTTTTCATTTTAACTCCCGTTTTGTCTGATGTTCAGATGAAGGAAGCGGTAGAAAAATTCAAGACTCTTTTGGTCAATGAAGGGGCCAAAATAGTAAGTGAAGAAAACTGGGGACTTCGCAAATTGGCTTATCCAATTCAGAAGAAATCAACCGGTTTTTATGCGATGTTAGAGTTCGAAGCTGATCCGTCTGTTATCGCTAAACTT from Dysgonomonas mossii encodes:
- the rpsF gene encoding 30S ribosomal protein S6; its protein translation is MNNYETVFILTPVLSDVQMKEAVEKFKTLLVNEGAKIVSEENWGLRKLAYPIQKKSTGFYAMLEFEADPSVIAKLEINFRRDERVIRFLTFRQDKFSHEYALKRRSLKSSKKEEVKEN